One window of the Branchiostoma lanceolatum isolate klBraLanc5 chromosome 3, klBraLanc5.hap2, whole genome shotgun sequence genome contains the following:
- the LOC136429634 gene encoding protein delta homolog 1-like codes for MHGGNCSSCFGGTDTVCACPAGYDGKFCENHAAIQWCEVASCPAGWTCDDQLTHFLCIEPGTRTGSAYQCSSASCPNDMYCKEEGRASFSCWSR; via the exons ATGCATGGCGGGAACTGTAGCTCCTGTTTCGGGGGAACCGACACCGTCTGCGCATGCCCCGCTGGGTACGATGGAAAGTTCTGTGAGAATCACGCAG CCATACAGTGGTGCGAAGTGGCGTCATGCCCGGCCGGCTGGACCTGCGACGATCAGCTGACGCACTTCCTCTGCATCG AGCCCGGCACAAGGACCGGCTCAGCTTATCAgtgcagcagcgcctcctgtccTAACGACATGTACTGCAAGGAGGAGGGCCGGGCGTCTTTCTCCTGCTGGTCTCGCTAG